The Triticum aestivum cultivar Chinese Spring chromosome 3A, IWGSC CS RefSeq v2.1, whole genome shotgun sequence genome includes a region encoding these proteins:
- the LOC123057870 gene encoding uncharacterized protein isoform X1: MLSRRSNAFIASGHLQQPQGWRCVPGCGTALLRQPRLAALAHVQDASLLFPCDHEVVEDAPFHCGDGFYCARGSFICRRKILNPLVQLRLSSIIHYSVYEILGECYYDRRCVNNVLVMDVGCLCEKLSGCVQGNSMVVSLGGYPCSRHEHGDKN; the protein is encoded by the exons ATGTTGTCTCGCAGGTCCAACGCCTTCATAGCCTCCGGCCACCTGCAGCAACCCCAGGGTTGGCGTTGTGTCCCAGGCTGCGGGACAGCCCTGCTCCGGCAGCCTCGCCTAGCAGCTCTGGCACACGTGCAGGACGCGTCCCTGCTGTTCCCGTGCGACCATGAAGTTGTGGAGGATGCCCCCTTCCATTGTGGAGATGGTTTCTATTGCGCTAGAGGGAGTTTCATTTGTCGCCGAAAAATTCTCAATCCTTTAGTACAACTGCGGCTCTCTTCAATCATCCATTATTCAG TGTATGAGATCTTGGGTGAGTGCTACTATGATAGAAGATGCGTAAATAATGTTTTAGTAATGGATGTTGGTTGCCTTTGTGAGAAGCTCTCAG GCTGTGTACAAGGAAACAGTATGGTCGTATCCCTTGGTGGTTATCCTTGCAG CAGGCATGAGCACGGGGACAAAAACTAA
- the LOC123057870 gene encoding uncharacterized protein isoform X2: MLSRRSNAFIASGHLQQPQGWRCVPGCGTALLRQPRLAALAHVQDASLLFPCDHEVVEDAPFHCGDGFYCARGSFICRRKILNPLVQLRLSSIIHYSVYEILGECYYDRRCVNNVLVMDVGCLCEKLSGCVQGNSMVVSLGGYPCRHEHGDKN; encoded by the exons ATGTTGTCTCGCAGGTCCAACGCCTTCATAGCCTCCGGCCACCTGCAGCAACCCCAGGGTTGGCGTTGTGTCCCAGGCTGCGGGACAGCCCTGCTCCGGCAGCCTCGCCTAGCAGCTCTGGCACACGTGCAGGACGCGTCCCTGCTGTTCCCGTGCGACCATGAAGTTGTGGAGGATGCCCCCTTCCATTGTGGAGATGGTTTCTATTGCGCTAGAGGGAGTTTCATTTGTCGCCGAAAAATTCTCAATCCTTTAGTACAACTGCGGCTCTCTTCAATCATCCATTATTCAG TGTATGAGATCTTGGGTGAGTGCTACTATGATAGAAGATGCGTAAATAATGTTTTAGTAATGGATGTTGGTTGCCTTTGTGAGAAGCTCTCAG GCTGTGTACAAGGAAACAGTATGGTCGTATCCCTTGGTGGTTATCCTTGCAG GCATGAGCACGGGGACAAAAACTAA